Proteins from one Lacrimispora sphenoides genomic window:
- a CDS encoding methionine gamma-lyase family protein yields the protein MEINEMYESLGISRQVMDFGKEIEEALMERFKEIDETAEYNQMKVIKAMQDNRVSDIHFAATTGYGYNDLGRDTLEAVYASVFHTESALVRPNLISGTHALTVALSGNLRPGDELLSPVGKPYDTLEEVIGIRDSAGSLKEYGVVYRQVDLLDDGTFDYEAIGKAVNEKTKLVTIQRSKGYDTRPTFSVSQIGELISFVKKIKPDVICMVDNCYGEFVERIEPSDVGADMVVGSLIKNPGGGIAPIGGYIAGREDCIDRASYRLTAPGLGKEVGATLGLNQSFFQGLFLSPTVVAGALKGAVFAANVYEKLGFSVVPDGSQSRHDIIQAVTFGKPEGVIAFCQGIQAAAPVDSFVTPEPWDMPGYDAPVIMAAGAFVQGSSIELSADGPIKPPYAVYFQGGLTWFHAKLGILMSVQKLLEAGLIRF from the coding sequence ATGGAAATAAATGAAATGTACGAAAGCCTGGGAATCAGCAGACAGGTAATGGATTTCGGGAAAGAAATCGAAGAGGCTTTAATGGAACGTTTTAAAGAAATCGATGAAACGGCCGAATATAATCAGATGAAGGTCATTAAGGCCATGCAGGATAACCGGGTCAGTGACATCCATTTTGCGGCAACCACTGGCTATGGCTACAACGACTTGGGCCGTGATACTTTGGAAGCAGTTTATGCCAGCGTATTCCATACGGAAAGCGCTCTCGTAAGACCGAACCTGATCAGCGGAACCCATGCCCTCACCGTTGCCCTTTCCGGGAATCTCCGTCCAGGAGATGAACTTCTCTCACCGGTGGGAAAGCCCTATGATACCCTGGAAGAAGTGATCGGCATCAGGGACAGTGCAGGCTCTTTAAAGGAATACGGAGTCGTATACCGACAGGTGGACCTTCTTGACGATGGAACCTTTGACTACGAAGCCATAGGAAAAGCTGTGAATGAAAAAACAAAGCTGGTTACTATCCAGCGTTCCAAAGGATACGATACCCGCCCTACCTTTTCCGTTTCCCAGATCGGGGAGCTGATCTCCTTCGTAAAAAAGATAAAGCCGGATGTGATCTGTATGGTTGACAACTGCTACGGGGAATTCGTTGAAAGAATTGAACCGTCAGACGTGGGAGCCGATATGGTGGTAGGCTCTCTCATAAAGAATCCAGGAGGAGGCATTGCCCCCATCGGCGGCTACATTGCGGGAAGGGAAGACTGCATTGACCGTGCTTCCTACCGGCTGACAGCACCTGGTCTTGGAAAGGAAGTCGGGGCCACTCTGGGCCTTAACCAGTCATTTTTTCAGGGATTGTTTTTATCTCCTACCGTAGTGGCTGGGGCTTTAAAAGGCGCTGTATTCGCTGCCAATGTCTATGAAAAGCTGGGCTTTTCCGTAGTACCTGACGGTTCCCAGTCCCGCCATGATATCATTCAGGCCGTTACCTTTGGGAAGCCGGAAGGAGTCATTGCCTTCTGCCAGGGGATTCAGGCGGCTGCCCCTGTTGACAGCTTTGTCACACCGGAACCTTGGGATATGCCGGGGTATGATGCCCCTGTCATCATGGCAGCCGGTGCGTTTGTACAAGGTTCATCCATTGAGCTGAGCGCAGATGGTCCTATCAAACCGCCTTATGCGGTTTACTTCCAGGGAGGTCTTACCTGGTTCCACGCAAAGCTGGGAA
- the miaA gene encoding tRNA (adenosine(37)-N6)-dimethylallyltransferase MiaA — protein sequence MMRPLIIITGPTAVGKTTLSVRLAKAIGGEIISADSMQVYRHMDIGSAKIKKEEMDGVPHYLIDVLDPEEEFNVTVFQKMAKEAVEEIYSHGHIPIVVGGTGFYIQALLYDIDFTENGEDTSIRMELEKLGKERGAEFLHNLLRDIDPDSADEIHENNMKRVIRAIEYYRQTGERISEHNKRERQKKSPYDFLYYVVNTDRPRLYERIDQRVDLMLEQGLVEEVMHLKDMGLTRDMVSMQGLGYKEILDYLQGIYTLEEAIYILKRDTRHFAKRQITWFKRERDVRWLDLPDFNNDLDQVLIKMLQDINEMYELEINKQWK from the coding sequence GTGATGAGACCGCTGATTATTATTACCGGGCCGACGGCAGTGGGAAAGACCACTTTGTCGGTCCGTCTTGCGAAGGCAATCGGGGGAGAAATTATAAGTGCTGATTCCATGCAGGTATACCGCCATATGGATATCGGTTCAGCAAAGATCAAAAAGGAAGAAATGGACGGGGTTCCTCATTACCTGATCGATGTCCTTGATCCGGAAGAGGAATTTAATGTGACAGTTTTTCAGAAAATGGCGAAAGAGGCCGTGGAAGAGATTTATTCCCATGGTCATATTCCCATTGTGGTCGGCGGAACCGGTTTTTATATCCAGGCCCTTCTTTATGATATTGATTTTACGGAAAATGGAGAAGACACCTCCATACGTATGGAACTGGAAAAATTGGGCAAGGAGAGGGGAGCAGAGTTTCTCCATAACCTTCTTCGGGACATTGACCCGGATTCCGCGGACGAGATCCATGAAAATAATATGAAACGGGTAATCCGGGCAATTGAATATTACCGGCAGACCGGTGAACGGATCTCTGAGCACAACAAACGGGAAAGACAAAAGAAATCTCCTTATGATTTCCTCTATTATGTAGTAAATACAGACCGGCCCCGGCTTTATGAACGAATTGACCAGCGTGTGGACTTAATGCTAGAGCAGGGGCTTGTGGAAGAGGTTATGCACTTAAAGGATATGGGCTTAACCAGGGACATGGTTTCTATGCAGGGCCTTGGGTATAAGGAAATCCTGGATTATTTACAGGGGATATATACACTGGAAGAGGCCATTTATATTTTAAAGCGCGACACCAGGCATTTTGCAAAACGACAGATCACCTGGTTTAAACGGGAACGTGATGTAAGATGGCTAGATCTTCCGGATTTTAACAATGACCTGGATCAGGTGCTTATAAAAATGTTGCAGGACATAAATGAGATGTACGAATTGGAGATTAATAAACAATGGAAATAA
- the mutL gene encoding DNA mismatch repair endonuclease MutL, with product MPNITVLDQNTINKIAAGEVIERPASVVKELLENAIDAKSTAVTVEIKEGGTSFIRVTDNGCGIPKEEVPLAFLRHSTSKIKSVEDLFTISSLGFRGEALASIAAVSQVELITKTSVGLTGTRFQIEGGEERSLEEIGAPEGTTFIARNLFYNTPARKKFLKTPSTEGAHVAELVEKLALSHPEVSIRFIQNNQNKLHTSGNHNLKDIVYTVFGREIASNLLEVTVNKPQVSIHGYIGKPVIARGNRNYENYFINGRYIKSSIISRAIEEAYRPFMMQHKYPFTMLHFSIESEMLDVNVHPTKMELRFRDGEMVYHMVYQAVSSALAHKELIPEVELEKKEEVKQNLSEKRHEPSPEPFERRRLMAMEQQAATEEKKDTAYAFPKRLTSPQPSFVKERDDLADNWLKSQAPAIEKLPEAPSSNEVPKGEKGPEQLDLFDGKLLEPKARSMHKLIGQLFDTYWLVEFNEQLFIIDQHAAHEKVLYEKTMGTLKTMEYISQLVSPPIILTLNQNEEILLKRHLKYFTDMGFEIEPFGGKEYAVRGVPANLFSIAKKELLIEMIDGLSEDGSSHNPDMIYERVASLSCKAAVKGGHRLSAAEANELIDQLLSLENPYACPHGRPTIISMSKYELEKKFKRIV from the coding sequence ATGCCGAATATAACTGTACTGGATCAGAATACTATCAACAAAATAGCGGCAGGAGAGGTCATCGAACGTCCGGCCTCCGTTGTTAAGGAGCTCTTGGAAAACGCCATTGATGCTAAATCCACCGCAGTTACCGTGGAGATCAAAGAAGGGGGAACCTCCTTTATCCGGGTGACCGACAATGGCTGCGGGATTCCCAAAGAGGAAGTACCTCTGGCATTTCTGCGTCATTCTACAAGCAAGATCAAATCCGTAGAGGATCTGTTTACCATTTCCTCTCTTGGATTCCGGGGAGAAGCTCTTGCAAGCATCGCCGCTGTCTCTCAGGTAGAGCTGATTACTAAGACCAGCGTTGGGCTTACCGGTACCAGATTTCAGATTGAGGGTGGTGAAGAACGGTCCCTGGAAGAGATCGGAGCGCCTGAAGGAACCACCTTTATCGCCAGAAACTTATTTTACAATACTCCGGCCAGGAAGAAGTTTTTAAAAACTCCATCCACGGAAGGTGCACATGTGGCTGAGCTGGTGGAAAAGCTGGCTCTGTCTCATCCGGAAGTATCCATCCGCTTTATCCAGAACAACCAGAACAAGCTTCACACCTCCGGAAACCACAATTTAAAGGATATTGTATACACAGTATTTGGCCGGGAAATCGCATCTAACCTTTTGGAGGTTACGGTGAATAAGCCTCAGGTTTCCATTCATGGCTACATCGGAAAACCGGTGATCGCCAGAGGCAACCGGAATTACGAAAACTATTTCATCAATGGCAGGTACATAAAAAGCAGCATTATTTCCAGGGCTATAGAAGAAGCCTACCGGCCATTTATGATGCAGCATAAATATCCCTTTACCATGCTTCATTTCTCCATTGAATCAGAGATGCTTGATGTAAATGTCCATCCCACCAAGATGGAGCTTCGGTTCCGGGATGGGGAAATGGTCTATCACATGGTGTATCAGGCAGTATCAAGCGCTTTGGCCCACAAAGAACTGATCCCTGAGGTGGAGTTAGAGAAAAAGGAAGAGGTAAAGCAAAACCTTTCTGAAAAAAGACATGAGCCCAGCCCAGAGCCTTTTGAAAGACGCAGGCTTATGGCTATGGAGCAGCAGGCTGCTACAGAAGAAAAGAAAGATACGGCCTATGCTTTTCCTAAAAGATTAACTTCGCCCCAGCCTTCCTTTGTAAAAGAAAGGGATGATCTGGCGGATAACTGGCTAAAGTCTCAGGCCCCAGCCATAGAAAAACTGCCGGAAGCTCCATCAAGTAATGAGGTTCCCAAGGGGGAAAAGGGACCGGAACAGCTGGATTTGTTTGATGGAAAACTTCTGGAACCAAAGGCCCGGTCCATGCACAAGCTCATTGGACAGCTGTTTGATACTTACTGGCTGGTTGAATTTAATGAACAGCTTTTTATTATTGACCAACATGCTGCCCATGAAAAGGTTTTATATGAAAAAACCATGGGAACACTTAAGACGATGGAATATATTTCCCAACTGGTAAGTCCTCCCATTATCCTGACTTTAAACCAGAATGAAGAAATTTTATTAAAACGCCACTTAAAATATTTTACAGATATGGGATTTGAAATCGAACCCTTTGGCGGCAAGGAATATGCGGTCAGAGGAGTTCCTGCTAATCTTTTTTCCATTGCCAAAAAAGAACTTCTGATTGAGATGATCGATGGGTTGTCAGAGGATGGCTCTTCCCATAACCCGGATATGATTTATGAACGGGTCGCATCCTTATCCTGCAAGGCAGCGGTTAAAGGAGGACATCGCTTATCAGCAGCGGAAGCCAACGAGCTTATTGACCAGCTTTTAAGCCTGGAAAATCCCTATGCCTGCCCTCACGGAAGGCCAACAATCATTTCCATGAGCAAATATGAGTTAGAAAAGAAATTTAAGAGGATCGTGTGA
- the mutS gene encoding DNA mismatch repair protein MutS, which translates to MAGLSPMMTHYMETKKEYPDCILFYRLGDFYEMFFDDAVTVSRELEITLTGKECGLEERAPMCGVPYHAVDTYLNRLVQKGFKVAIAEQMEDPRLAKGLVKREVIRVVTPGTITSAQALDETKNNYLMGIVYIGEAFGVAVADISTGDFLVTEVESERELMDEINKFTPSEIICNEAFYVSGVDVEEIKNRHQAVISSLDHHFFSDEVCRKILKEHFKVGALTGLGLEDYDTGVIAAGAVMEYMYETQKNSLSHITTITPYSTGQFMIIDTSTRRNLELLETLREKQKRGSLLWVLDRTKTAMGARMLRTYIEQPLIHKSEIIKRQNAIEELNMNFISREEICEYLNPIYDLERLIGRISYKTANPRDMIAFKSSLEMLPHIKNLLAEFTSDMLTDLWGELDPLEDVRELIDRAIIDDPPVTLRDGGIIKDGFHEEADKLRSAKTEGKNWLADLELREKEKTGIKNLKVKFNKVFGYYFEVTNSFKDLVPDYFIRKQTLANAERYTTDELKELENVILGAEDKLFSLEYSLFCQVRDSVADQVLRIQKTARAIAGIDVLASLSSVATRNNYVKPQVNEKGLIDIKNGRHPVVEKMMRDDLFVSNDTYLDNGKNRVSIITGPNMAGKSTYMRQTALIVLMAQIGSFVPAEEASIGVCDRIFTRVGASDDLASGQSTFMVEMTEVANILRNATKNSLIVLDEIGRGTSTFDGLSIAWAVVEHISNPKILGAKTLFATHYHELTELEGTMSGVNNYCIAVKEQGDDIVFLRKIIKGGADKSYGIQVAKLAGVPDTVIARAKELLEELRDADITAKAREIAEINSNITQRKAVPKPDEVDLQQMSIFDTVKDDDIIKELGDIELGNMTPIDALNTLYRLQTKLKNRWQ; encoded by the coding sequence ATGGCTGGACTGTCACCAATGATGACCCATTACATGGAAACAAAGAAGGAGTACCCGGACTGTATCCTGTTTTACAGGCTGGGGGACTTTTATGAAATGTTTTTTGATGATGCGGTTACCGTATCAAGAGAACTGGAAATCACCTTAACCGGAAAAGAATGCGGACTGGAGGAACGGGCGCCTATGTGCGGCGTTCCTTATCATGCCGTTGATACATATTTAAACCGTCTTGTCCAGAAAGGCTTTAAAGTTGCCATCGCCGAGCAGATGGAAGACCCCAGGCTTGCCAAGGGACTGGTAAAGCGGGAGGTTATCCGTGTGGTAACACCTGGAACCATCACAAGTGCGCAGGCTCTTGATGAAACAAAAAATAACTACCTGATGGGAATCGTCTATATCGGCGAAGCCTTTGGGGTCGCAGTAGCGGATATCAGCACCGGCGATTTTCTTGTAACAGAGGTAGAGTCGGAGCGGGAGCTTATGGATGAGATCAATAAGTTTACTCCCTCTGAAATCATCTGTAACGAAGCATTTTATGTTTCGGGAGTGGATGTAGAAGAAATAAAGAACCGTCACCAAGCGGTTATTTCATCTCTGGATCATCATTTCTTTTCCGATGAAGTCTGCCGGAAAATTCTAAAAGAACACTTCAAGGTAGGCGCACTCACAGGACTCGGGCTGGAAGATTATGACACCGGAGTCATAGCTGCCGGTGCAGTTATGGAGTACATGTACGAGACCCAGAAAAACAGCCTTTCCCATATAACAACCATTACCCCTTATTCCACCGGGCAATTCATGATTATTGACACTTCTACCAGGCGGAATCTGGAGCTTTTGGAGACCTTAAGGGAGAAGCAGAAGCGTGGAAGCCTTCTCTGGGTTCTGGACCGGACGAAAACAGCCATGGGCGCCAGAATGCTGCGCACCTACATAGAGCAGCCTTTAATCCATAAATCAGAGATCATAAAACGCCAGAATGCCATTGAAGAGCTGAATATGAATTTCATATCTAGGGAAGAGATCTGTGAATATTTAAACCCGATTTATGACCTGGAACGTTTAATCGGACGAATCAGTTATAAGACAGCTAATCCCAGAGATATGATCGCATTTAAAAGCTCCTTAGAGATGCTTCCGCACATCAAGAATCTTTTAGCGGAATTCACCAGTGATATGCTCACGGACTTGTGGGGGGAACTGGATCCCTTGGAGGATGTCAGGGAACTGATTGACCGTGCCATTATCGACGATCCGCCTGTCACCTTAAGAGACGGCGGTATTATTAAGGACGGCTTTCATGAAGAAGCCGACAAGCTGAGAAGTGCCAAAACAGAGGGTAAGAACTGGCTTGCTGATTTGGAATTGCGGGAAAAAGAAAAAACAGGAATTAAAAACCTGAAGGTAAAATTTAATAAGGTATTCGGCTATTATTTTGAAGTGACCAATTCCTTTAAGGATCTTGTACCCGATTACTTTATTCGTAAACAGACTCTTGCCAATGCTGAGCGCTACACCACCGACGAGTTAAAGGAACTTGAAAATGTGATACTGGGAGCTGAGGACAAGCTGTTTTCTCTGGAATACAGTTTATTTTGTCAGGTCCGGGATTCGGTGGCAGACCAGGTTCTCCGGATTCAAAAGACTGCCAGGGCCATAGCAGGAATCGATGTCCTGGCCTCCTTATCCTCAGTAGCCACAAGGAATAACTATGTAAAGCCTCAGGTTAATGAAAAGGGACTGATTGACATTAAAAACGGACGCCATCCGGTAGTGGAAAAAATGATGCGGGATGATCTGTTTGTTTCCAATGATACCTATTTAGACAACGGGAAAAACCGGGTTTCCATCATCACCGGCCCAAACATGGCAGGAAAGTCTACCTACATGCGCCAGACTGCGTTAATTGTCCTGATGGCCCAGATTGGAAGCTTTGTTCCTGCAGAGGAAGCAAGCATAGGAGTTTGTGACCGGATTTTCACCCGTGTAGGTGCCTCCGATGATCTGGCTTCCGGCCAGAGTACTTTCATGGTGGAGATGACGGAGGTAGCCAATATCCTTCGGAACGCTACGAAAAACAGCCTGATTGTCTTAGATGAAATCGGCCGCGGTACCAGTACCTTTGACGGACTCAGCATTGCCTGGGCCGTGGTAGAGCACATCAGCAATCCGAAAATCCTGGGAGCAAAAACCCTGTTTGCGACCCACTATCATGAGCTGACCGAGCTGGAAGGAACCATGAGCGGGGTAAATAATTACTGCATCGCAGTAAAAGAACAGGGCGATGACATTGTTTTCTTAAGAAAGATCATAAAGGGCGGGGCCGATAAGAGCTACGGCATACAGGTAGCTAAGCTGGCCGGCGTCCCTGACACTGTCATTGCCAGGGCCAAAGAGCTGCTGGAAGAATTAAGAGATGCGGACATCACAGCCAAAGCCAGGGAAATTGCCGAAATCAACTCTAATATTACCCAGAGAAAGGCTGTTCCAAAGCCCGACGAGGTGGATTTACAGCAGATGTCCATCTTTGATACCGTAAAGGATGATGATATCATTAAGGAATTGGGCGATATAGAGCTGGGCAACATGACTCCCATTGACGCGCTCAATACCCTGTACCGTCTGCAGACAAAACTAAAGAACCGCTGGCAGTAG
- the miaB gene encoding tRNA (N6-isopentenyl adenosine(37)-C2)-methylthiotransferase MiaB — MDYINMTYEETLSQAPKEEPARQYYFIERYRDILDKLKETSGKEQFTFHIATFGCQMNSRDSEKLQGILEAIGFVETDTEEADFVLYNTCTVRENANDRVYGRLGYLNSLKKKNPHMMIALCGCMMQEEKVVAKIKKSYRFVDIIFGTHNIFKLAELMYERLEEKKMVVDIWEGTDRIVEDLPTDRKYPFKSGVNIMFGCNNFCSYCIVPYVRGRERSRSPKDILEEVKQLVDDGVVEIMLLGQNVNSYGKNLETPVSFAALMTQIDQVEGLERIRFMTSHPKDLSDDLIEAMKNSKKVCTHLHLPLQSGSSRILKVMNRKYTKEQYLELVEKIRTAMPDISLTTDIIVGFPGETEEDFNETLEVVKKVRFDSAFTFIYSKRTGTPAANMEEQVPEDVVKNRFDRLLAEVQKISSEVCGREEHTVQKVLAEEVNDHEEGLLTGRLSNNTTVHFKGDSSLIGKIVDVYLDESRGFYYMGTLRP; from the coding sequence ATGGATTATATAAATATGACTTATGAGGAAACCCTCAGCCAGGCACCAAAGGAAGAGCCAGCAAGACAGTACTACTTTATAGAGCGTTACCGGGATATTCTGGATAAATTAAAGGAAACATCAGGAAAAGAACAATTTACTTTTCACATCGCTACCTTCGGCTGTCAGATGAATTCCAGAGATTCCGAAAAGCTTCAGGGAATTTTAGAAGCAATCGGCTTTGTGGAAACCGACACGGAAGAAGCAGACTTTGTTCTATATAATACTTGTACGGTCAGAGAAAATGCCAATGACAGAGTTTATGGACGTCTTGGATATTTAAACAGTTTAAAAAAGAAAAATCCTCACATGATGATCGCTCTTTGCGGCTGCATGATGCAGGAAGAAAAAGTAGTTGCCAAGATTAAAAAGAGCTACCGCTTTGTGGATATTATATTCGGCACTCACAACATTTTTAAACTGGCTGAGCTAATGTATGAACGCCTGGAAGAAAAAAAGATGGTTGTAGACATCTGGGAAGGAACGGACCGGATTGTGGAGGATCTCCCTACGGACCGGAAGTACCCTTTTAAATCCGGCGTTAATATTATGTTTGGCTGCAACAATTTCTGCAGCTACTGCATCGTACCCTATGTGCGCGGCAGGGAGCGAAGCCGCAGCCCAAAAGACATTCTGGAAGAGGTAAAACAGCTTGTAGATGACGGCGTTGTGGAGATCATGCTTTTGGGACAGAATGTTAACTCCTATGGAAAAAACCTGGAAACACCCGTAAGCTTTGCAGCGCTTATGACCCAGATCGATCAGGTAGAAGGCCTGGAGCGGATTCGTTTTATGACTTCCCATCCGAAGGATTTGTCAGACGATCTGATCGAAGCTATGAAAAATTCAAAAAAGGTTTGCACCCATCTTCACCTGCCTCTTCAGTCAGGCAGCAGCCGTATTTTAAAGGTCATGAACCGGAAATACACCAAGGAACAGTATCTGGAGCTTGTAGAAAAAATCCGGACAGCCATGCCGGATATTTCGCTGACCACAGATATCATTGTAGGTTTCCCCGGAGAGACGGAAGAGGATTTTAACGAAACCCTCGAAGTGGTGAAAAAGGTGCGTTTTGACAGTGCCTTTACCTTTATCTACTCCAAACGTACCGGTACACCTGCGGCCAATATGGAAGAGCAGGTACCGGAAGATGTGGTAAAGAACCGCTTTGACCGTCTGCTGGCTGAAGTCCAGAAAATCTCTTCCGAGGTCTGCGGAAGAGAGGAACACACCGTTCAGAAGGTACTGGCGGAAGAGGTGAATGATCATGAGGAAGGTCTTTTAACCGGCCGTTTGAGCAATAACACTACTGTTCATTTTAAAGGGGATTCTTCTCTTATTGGAAAAATCGTGGACGTATATCTGGATGAATCCAGAGGATTTTACTACATGGGAACTTTAAGACCATAA
- the abc-f gene encoding ribosomal protection-like ABC-F family protein has translation MSLIQVTDLSFTYEGSPDPVFEHVSFQIDTDWKLGFTGRNGRGKTTFLNLLMNRFKYTGTIISNVMFDYFPFPVPDEEWNTMEILDSLLGEYLFWELKRELSRLKVSEDVLYRPFYTLSNGERTKVLLAALFLREGHFLLIDEPTNHLDREARELVSQYLNSKKGFILVSHDRKFLDASVDHILSINKTNIEVQKGNFTSWYENKQMQDQYERSENNRLKKDIRHLEAAARQSGEWADQVESIKIGKKSIGREKSIDTRAYIGEKSRRMQMRRKSLELRQDRAIEDKKGLLKNIEEAEDLKLYPLKYRSSRILSLKDVVPFYEGPVCGPVSFTLEQGQRISLQGKNGCGKSCILKLIVGRELTGDNISFEGYKEIPNGLKISYISQDTSFLKGSLTEYSRESGIEDSLFKTLLRKLDFSREQLEIPMESYSEGQKKKVLIARSLSEQAHLYIWDEPLNFIDVYSRIQIENLILKFQPTMLLVEHDDAFTGKVATRVVKLMD, from the coding sequence ATGTCATTAATACAAGTCACTGATTTGTCATTCACCTATGAAGGAAGCCCAGATCCCGTCTTTGAACATGTTTCCTTTCAGATTGACACGGATTGGAAGCTGGGCTTTACAGGTAGAAACGGGAGAGGAAAAACCACCTTTTTAAATCTTCTGATGAACCGTTTTAAATACACAGGAACTATTATTTCAAATGTCATGTTTGACTATTTCCCTTTTCCTGTGCCGGATGAAGAATGGAACACTATGGAAATTCTGGATTCCCTCCTTGGGGAATATTTATTCTGGGAGCTTAAAAGAGAGCTTTCCAGACTAAAAGTTTCTGAGGATGTACTATACCGGCCTTTTTACACACTTTCAAATGGGGAGAGGACTAAGGTCCTTTTAGCAGCCCTGTTTTTAAGAGAAGGTCACTTTCTGCTGATCGATGAACCGACTAACCACTTAGACCGGGAGGCCAGGGAACTGGTAAGCCAGTATTTAAACAGCAAAAAGGGATTTATCCTGGTATCTCATGACCGAAAATTCCTGGATGCATCCGTGGATCATATTCTATCCATAAACAAAACAAATATTGAAGTTCAGAAAGGCAATTTCACCTCCTGGTATGAGAACAAGCAAATGCAGGATCAGTATGAACGGTCCGAAAATAACCGGTTAAAAAAGGACATCCGTCATCTGGAAGCAGCCGCAAGGCAGTCAGGCGAATGGGCGGATCAGGTGGAGTCAATAAAGATCGGGAAAAAGTCCATAGGCCGTGAGAAGTCCATTGATACACGGGCCTATATAGGCGAAAAGTCCAGGCGGATGCAGATGCGCAGAAAGAGTCTGGAACTCAGGCAGGACCGTGCCATTGAGGATAAAAAAGGGCTTTTGAAAAATATAGAAGAGGCAGAAGATCTCAAGCTTTATCCATTAAAATACCGCTCATCCAGAATTCTTTCATTAAAGGATGTTGTTCCTTTCTATGAAGGACCTGTCTGCGGGCCCGTCAGCTTTACACTGGAACAGGGACAGAGAATATCCCTGCAGGGGAAAAATGGCTGCGGAAAATCCTGTATACTAAAGCTGATCGTCGGCAGGGAACTGACGGGAGACAATATTTCCTTTGAAGGGTATAAGGAAATACCAAATGGTCTTAAAATATCCTATATATCCCAGGATACTTCATTTTTAAAAGGGAGCCTGACAGAATACTCCAGGGAAAGCGGTATTGAAGACTCTCTGTTTAAGACGCTTCTTCGCAAGCTGGACTTTTCCAGAGAACAGCTGGAAATACCCATGGAATCCTATAGCGAAGGGCAGAAGAAAAAGGTTCTCATTGCCCGCAGCCTCAGTGAGCAGGCCCATCTGTATATCTGGGATGAACCTCTTAATTTCATTGATGTATATTCCAGGATCCAGATCGAGAATTTAATCCTTAAGTTCCAGCCGACCATGTTGCTTGTGGAGCACGACGATGCATTTACCGGGAAGGTGGCTACCCGTGTGGTGAAACTGATGGATTGA
- a CDS encoding OmpA/MotB family protein, with amino-acid sequence MRRRILETEGEKDNSERWLLTYSDMITLLLALFIILYGMSSVDTMKLKEMSSGLEKVLNHTGQADSSAMGDNISVSADNLDNVYLALKAYIAERDLGNMIDVSSSGSAVSIHLKDAMLFKPDTAILLPDSKPVIQEISSSLEAIYGDINHITITGNTADLGHHDTANEADSWQLSVDRAVAVLNQMTAMGLEPSKMSIEGNSHYNPIATNDTEDGRAKNRRVEITITGRAN; translated from the coding sequence ATGCGCAGAAGAATCCTGGAAACAGAAGGAGAAAAAGACAATTCGGAGCGCTGGCTTCTTACATATTCTGATATGATTACATTGCTTTTGGCTTTATTTATCATCCTGTACGGCATGAGTTCGGTTGATACGATGAAGCTAAAAGAGATGTCCAGTGGTCTGGAGAAGGTTTTAAACCATACAGGCCAGGCGGATAGTTCTGCCATGGGAGATAATATTTCCGTTTCTGCAGATAATCTGGACAATGTCTATCTGGCTTTGAAAGCTTATATTGCAGAGCGTGACCTGGGGAATATGATCGATGTATCTTCCAGCGGTTCCGCTGTAAGCATACATTTAAAAGATGCTATGCTGTTCAAACCGGATACAGCAATCCTGCTTCCGGACAGCAAGCCGGTCATTCAGGAAATCAGCAGCAGTCTTGAGGCCATATACGGTGACATCAACCACATTACGATTACAGGCAATACGGCGGATTTGGGCCACCATGATACGGCCAATGAGGCGGATTCCTGGCAGCTGTCCGTAGACCGGGCAGTTGCGGTTTTAAACCAGATGACCGCTATGGGACTGGAACCGTCTAAAATGTCCATTGAGGGGAATTCTCATTACAATCCCATTGCCACCAATGATACGGAAGATGGAAGAGCAAAAAACCGCCGGGTAGAAATTACCATTACGGGACGGGCTAATTAG